The genomic DNA GCGATCGTGGAGGAGTTCGGCGTCGGGCCGACGACGATCGGGTGGTTCTCCGGGGGGCTGACGATCCTGCTGGGTGTCGCGGCCCTGCCCATCTCGGCGTGGTCGGACAAGGGCGGGCACGGGTGGGAGCGCAAGTTCCGCCACCTTCCGGTCGTCGCGGTCTACCTCGCCTTCTCGGTGCTCACGGGTGTGCACGCGCTGACCGTGGGGCTCCTGGCCGTCTTCCTGCTGCAGGCGGTCAAGAACCTGGCCAGCGGCGGCGGCGAGGCCATCGAGGTGACCGCGGTCGCGGAGTGGTGGCCGCTCGAGCGGCGTGGGTTCGCGCAGGGGCTGCACCACACGGCCTTCCCCTGGGGCACCCTGATCGGCGGCCTCGGCGTCGCGGGAGTCTACTCGCTGTTCGGCTCCGAGAACTGGCGCGTCGTCTGGCTCACCCTGCCGCTGCTGGCGATCCCGATCTTCGCCCTCTACTGGCGCTTCGCCACGCAGGAGAACTACGACCGCTTCGTCGCCGACACCCGCGCTCGGGGGCTGACGCCGCCGCTCGGGCAGCAGAGCGCCGACGTCCCCGCGGCGCCGGGCGCCGTCGGCCGGGCGCTGCGCAACCCCAACGTCGTGATCCCCTCGCTCTCGGCCGGGCTGGCCAACGTGGGCTACATGGGGCTGAGCTTTTGGCTCCCGCTCTACCTCGCCTTCGTCGCCGACTACCCGCTCGCCCAGGTGGCCGCGCTCAGCGTGGTCTTCACCATCACCGGCGGCGTCGGCCAGATCGTCTGGGGCTTCGTCTCCGACCGCTTCGGGCGCAAGTACACCCTCGTCTTCCTCTTCCTCTGGCTGGCCGTCAGCTTCTCGCTCTTCCGCTTCGTCGGGTCGGGGCTGGCCGCGCTGATCGTCATCCAGCTGATCACCGGCGTGGCGATCAACGGCGTCTACCCGGTGCTGTACGCGATCACCTCCGACTCCTCCGAGCCCGGCTCCATCGCCATCGGCAACGGCCTGAACATGGCCGGCATGCTCGTCGGCGGCTTCGGGGCGATCGTCATGGGGCAGCTGATCCAGCTCGGCGGCGGCTACCAGGAGGTCCGCGGCTTCAACCTCGGGCTGAACTTCATCGCCGGCGTCAGCCTCCTGACCGCCGTGCTGATCCTGCTCTTCACCCGCGAGACGATCGGGCGGATGTACGCCCACGACCGCGCGCTCGTGTCCCGCGAGCGGTGCCTGCGGGGCGTGCGGCGCTGACGGGCCCTGGCGAGCCCTGACGGACGCCGTCAGCGGATGAGGCAGAAGGGGTGCCCGGCGGGGTCGAGGTAGACGCGGAAGCCGCCGTCCGTCGTGGGCTGGTGCGGGTGCCGGGTCGCGCCGAGTTCGAGCACGCGGGGCTCGGCGGCGTCGATGTCGCCGACGGAGAAGTCGAGGTGCAGCTGCTGCGGGTGCGCGCCGCCGGGCCAGGTGGGCGGGACGTAGTCGTCGATGCGCTGGAAGGCGATGGTGGTCTGCCCGCCCGGGTTGTCGGCGCCGAGGGCG from Microlunatus sagamiharensis includes the following:
- a CDS encoding MFS transporter, translated to MTTPDAQLLRGRRRPGGLGGRFRRIGSRWSWTAMLWLWLLYGMNANMRSWIQTVQPAIVEEFGVGPTTIGWFSGGLTILLGVAALPISAWSDKGGHGWERKFRHLPVVAVYLAFSVLTGVHALTVGLLAVFLLQAVKNLASGGGEAIEVTAVAEWWPLERRGFAQGLHHTAFPWGTLIGGLGVAGVYSLFGSENWRVVWLTLPLLAIPIFALYWRFATQENYDRFVADTRARGLTPPLGQQSADVPAAPGAVGRALRNPNVVIPSLSAGLANVGYMGLSFWLPLYLAFVADYPLAQVAALSVVFTITGGVGQIVWGFVSDRFGRKYTLVFLFLWLAVSFSLFRFVGSGLAALIVIQLITGVAINGVYPVLYAITSDSSEPGSIAIGNGLNMAGMLVGGFGAIVMGQLIQLGGGYQEVRGFNLGLNFIAGVSLLTAVLILLFTRETIGRMYAHDRALVSRERCLRGVRR
- a CDS encoding VOC family protein, translated to MTTPVAHAPLFDLVIVDCADPETLGRFYADLLGWSVRAENEEGWVDLVPPRGALGADNPGGQTTIAFQRIDDYVPPTWPGGAHPQQLHLDFSVGDIDAAEPRVLELGATRHPHQPTTDGGFRVYLDPAGHPFCLIR